TTTTGCATCTTCTAGTACACCGTGTAACTATACTTTGGTTATTTGTCCAGAAGAAGAAATTAGTTCTATGCAGATTTCCCCTGTTAATTTACTTCAAATGTTTTACTATTGGTTTAACTCTTTCATAACACGACAAATTTCATTTTACATTTCTGATATGTTGCCTAGGAAGATTGTcatatactacaacaacaactactTTGCCTCAGTCCCTAACAAGTTGGGGTCTGAAGATTGTCATATATTGTGGATATTTTACTATATACTAAACTCCTTTTCAGGAAGAATCCCTTTCGCATTTCTTGAAGAAATTCACCAAAGATTTGTAAGGACCTACGGCCGAGCAGTTCTGTCTGCACAAGCTTATGGCATGAATGACGAATTTTCAAGGGTTCTTAGCCAGCAAATGGAATATTATTCCAGTGATCCAAATGCAGACAGAATAAACAGGCTAAAGGGTGAAATGAGTCAGGTCAGTTCCCAATGTCATTTATAGAGCTTATGTGCTAGATGATGGCTCATGCAAAATCCACCTTTTTCTCAATCTGAAGAGGCATGTACCTTTCAATGTGGTTGGCTGGCGCCTGCCACTCAATCCATGACCAAATTTTGTTCAATTACCTCATCAACAGGCATAAATATAATTAGTGTTTAGACTTAATAATTCATGGTATCTGATGCAACACTCTCCCTTGAGATCATCTATAGTCATTCCATTATAAATGTTTGATGAAGTCACGTGACATTATATTTTGTCATTCATTAAGAAGTCTGAGAATGGATGCGCCATGTAACAGGTGCGCAACGTCATGATTGAGAATATCGATAAAGTTCTAGAGAGAGGTGATCGTCTGGAACTGCTGGTCGATAAAACAGCTACTATGCAAGGAAACACTTTCCGCTTCAGAAAGCAGGCTCGCCGTTTCAGAAGCACTGTATGGTGGAGAAATGTCAAACTCACGTATGTTGCTCCCTTTACTTGGCGAAAAGCTCTTTGgttgttttgttttttattgggGCGGCGGGCATTGTTCTTTCAAGAGTTGGATGAATTCATAATTGTTCAATGTCTTTTGTTGGGTAGAATTTGAACTCTACTTCAAATGGTTAGGCTTTTACATGTGAAGATCCCGTATAGCTTTAAACGGATAGGTCTTATATGTGAATATCTCTATCGATCTATTCTATCCTATATCGCCCGTATAGGTCTTATATGTGAATATCTCTATCGATCTATTCTATCCTATATCGCCCGTATAGGTCTTATATGTGAATATCTCTATCGATCTATCCTACACAAAATGGTTTACAAACGGATGGCACATCTTCCAGTATCGATCTAGAGAATTTTAAATgtgaatatcaataatttatatctttttcatgACTTTAGGAAGTCTAAATTGTGAGGATGATAGATGATAGATTGATCTGGATGAAGCTTTCCCATGGATTTCTTTGATATGGTTATTCCTTTTCCTTATAATAAGTTTCACGATGTTTTATCTTCCTGTTACTTCTAAGTTGACCACGGAATCTGAAAAAATTATTCTTTCGCGTTGCAATTAAACAAGAGCGGCTCATCATAATTTTTCATGTCTCCCATCCTTTTGCTACATGTTTGGAACTTGGATTTATCTTCTCCTTATGCTGAACTGTTCTTTAATAGTGATATTTGTGCAGTAATTCTAACAACAGAACCCTATGTAAAGAGAAGATCTCTTAGTTTTATACTGTACTTAAGCTCTCACGATACTTTCTTATTTTGTTCTTGATGGTTGTTTATTAGCTTGATTACATTTAAGGACCCgccaagttcaagtatttggttttcaattttgttgtttaattttgtCACCACTCCATGTAAAGTTGTTTGATTTTTGCAGGGTGGCTCTGATATTCCTCCTCCTTGTGATAGTTTATGTTATTTTTGCTTTCGTTTGTCATGGGCTTACACTTCCAACTTGTTTGAAGTGAGGATTACTGGATCAGCATCACGTCTTCCTCCCAAAATTTTTCATTGGAGTCCACTTATTTTGCAATTTCTTGATCTTCGTTCATCTTGGGGTAAAGCTTGGATGTGTGTTTTGGCATGGATTTCATCCTGATATGTATTATTCGCGTGATGTTCTTAAGCTTATAGGCAAGCTAAAACTCTTGGCTTGAGAATGTAGATTATTTATCATTTTGGCCCCTGTGAGAAAAATAAAGGGGTCAAATAACTCACTATAGATTCTTGGCTTGATATCTGTGTTGAAATATATCTTGACAATATTTTAATTTGCAGTCTATGCTGAAATTTGTTTTTGTTGCTTActttatgtttatatgttatatatatgagGCCATGGAAGGCTTCAACTTAAGTGGTGTTTGAATTCGAAAACTTGGTGAGTTTATCTCATTTTATTGCTAGAAGCTGCTTTCTCAACAATCTGCAAATGTTTGCATATCGTTCATATGCTGAATTGGATATGTTATCGTTAATGTAGTTATTTGAGCATCAAATGATGGATAAGCAAACTTGTAAAACGCTATTCCATATCTCCATGACCATGATGATTAGGAACTTTTGCTTGCATTGCATTGTTCAATTTACATGTTAGAAATGATAAGGAGACAGAAGAAATGTGTGAAAGCATGTATCTTTCACCTTCAACTTCAATCCTAAAGCAGATCATTTGACTCAAAAAGAACTGTCCTTTTAAGGGACTGAATAACTGTGTGTTGTTTTCTTCATAGAAGATATGTCATGAATGTTGATTAATGGCACACATGACAGAAAACAGACTGACCTGAATTATTCATCCTTTTTTTATTAAGGAAACATAAACCAAAATATCCTGTAAAGGCTGCCACAATTACATTCTAGGATATGAATACAAACTATAAAGGGGCAGGTCAATGTCGAGGCATGTGATATTTTTCTGTACAAAAGATGCACTATCATTCTGAATTGAGTGTTCTCTGTCAAATTTTACAGTGAGATTAAATTGTCATCTACAAGGAAAAGTTTGTTCAGTAGAGCTTCTAATTCTGTGAGTAGAGTCTTGTAACGCTCTTCGGATTGTGCCCCTTCTTCAACAACTCGCATGACACATTTATGCAGATGATTAGATAGTTCCACAGGAATCAGGATTATTCACAGGCCAGAATCTACTAGAATCTTGCGTTTGTAATCTTTATCCCAACATGGTGGGATGTATTGTGATGGGATATCTTCTGCGCCATTATAATTCAGTACATTTAATGCGTGTCTGCATAAAGTAGCCTTGAACTTCCTTTGTGAATACCTGCTCAAACTTGCATTTGGTTTTCAGTTCAAAGCTTGAACTTCTCGACTCCACATCAGCCATTGCTTCTTTCAGGTACTTCCTTTGCAGGGCTAGGTCATACTTGTCAAGAAATTCTTTGAATGATGTGTGTTTATGTACATAACCATCAAAAAATGAATCCAAACTCTCGTTTTCTTTTTTTGGCATGATTCCCATGAACAACATATCTTTTAAGTCAACTGGTACCCATTTTTCACAATCTTCATACGATGATTGAAGCCATTTATTGTCCTTGAGTTTATGCTGACTTCTCATCTAACCCCAAGAACTTTGACCGAGCTGCACGATCCATGACAAACTATAACAATGACAAGCTTGAGGGAAAACCTTACAAGAAACTGCCATTTGCAATGGTTTTGACTGATCAGTTAGAATAACTTGTGGATGCCTCCCCAACCTTACATGCTTGCCATGATTTCAACATCCAAATAAAGTACTCTACTGAATCATGTCCAAGAAAAACCACATTCCAGCAAAACAGGTTGTGCATGCTTGTTTAACCCAATAAAAGAAATTAGAGGAATTTAATATTTGTTTCTCAAGCTTGTTGTATCAATTGCAACTGCATCAGAGAAGTAGACCTAGCGTCAGCCCAGAACACATTTCTCAGGCATCCTTCATCATCAAGATCCATCAGATAAAAGAAGTTTGGATTTGTCAACTTCATATGACAAAAATAATTGTACAGTGCATGCGCATCTCCCTCTTTAAGCTCCAAATGCTTTGTGGTATCAACAGGAAGCCTACTGTCTTTTTCTTTGACTTCTTGAGATCCACTACATGCAGCATCAGTAGATGTGCGGTATAACTTAATGATATGTACTTCTGTTACTGGTGTCAATTCCTGCTGCTTTCTGGAAGCAAGAATCATTTTCTTGTCCGACTTATAGAACCATCTGATCTCTGGGCTTACTGTATGATTATGCTGAAGCTCAACTTCAAAAAGTCTCCATCTTGTTGAGTCCACAAGCTTAATTACTAGCATTGCAGGACAAGCAGTTCTTGTTTCTAGCCAAGTTTCGCTCTAtacctttctttcctttttgatcTAAACCAGGAGTTGCTCGCTCTAATACCAAATCCTCGTTCCTTTCCATACATGTTATAAAAATCATATGCTTCATCGGAAGACCCAAATTTCAGACCGAATGTGGTATGTGGAGACTCTTTCTTTGAATCTTTTTCATACACTTCATTATCATGTTCCACCACAGAACAGTCTTCTCCATACTCATATTCTTCACAGTCATCAAACGCTGGTCCACTGTTAAGACAAACTGCCTCCATCTGAAACTTGGAATTGAAACCAGCATGGAGGTGATTTCGCAAGAAGTAAACAAACAAAATGCTTTGTTACAAAAATCAGTAGCAACCTTCTTTTGAATAGTCCACTTTGGTAGCATAGGAagtttcaaatatatcaaaaaaaaaaagagtacataAACCTTAAGGTTGTGTACTTTAGAGTTCATGATAGATCCCTTGGTGGCTTCAACCCTTCAAAGAACCCAATAGATTGAGTTAAAATGACGCTGTGCTGGTATTTGAAAAGGTGTTTATAGTTTGACGAGTTTAATCAAAATCAAGACAATATTGGCAagtagtaaatttaaaatttacgaAGAACAAGGTAAAATTGCAAGGATAATGGAAAGGAGGACTtttcttacaacaacaatttGGAAGAGGTGTACCTATTCAATACATTAGGGAgatcaaggacatgtatgatagaGCCAAGACCTGGGTGAGGATAGTGCGAGGAGACTCTTAACACTTTTCAATTGTGATGGAGTTGCACCAAGAATCAACTCTTAGTTCGTTTTTATTTGCCTTAATGATGGATGAACGGATGCGGTATATGTAAGGGGAGGTGTCATGGTGTTTTCTATCTGCAAATGACACAGTATTGATTGACGAAACACAATGAAATTAACAAGAAGCTAGAGACTTGAATAAGGACAGTGAAGTCTAAAGAATTCAGGTTGAGCAGGACAAAGTCAAGCTACTTGGACTGCAAGTTCAGGAGCGTAATTCACGAGGCAAATGTGTAACTACAATGGATTTCGAACAGAGCCCATCAAAGAAGTACTGGGCTGTTAAGAGACTAAAAAGtgtcgtaaaaaaaaaaaaaaaaaagacctccAAAATTTAGCTAAACATTTCTAACTTACAATTTCAAGGAAATAAAGTAGTACCTACAAAAAATAAGTATAGGATTAGCAGGAAAAAAGGTTGTACCAGGACAAAATATTTCATCCAAAATCATCAGTTCATTGGAATATTGTATGTATTGTTTTACTGACCTCCAAGCATTTCAATTTCTCCAATCAATGCActctaagaaaaataatattcctTACTATTAAAGTAAAATATAAGATGTGAAAATCTCTATATATTGATACCAAAGACCAATGAAATTACCAAGAAAACAACAGGTTTAAAATTCGTCTGTAAAATCTAACTACCCACCTTAATAAAACAAGGCATGATATATAAACATCTTCTTTAACTTGGTCTCAATTGATATTTACACTTTTCAACTTTGAGTATAAACAAGTAGgtatttaaacttgtataaagttaaaCACAGACACACACTCCTACGTGACATAATATAAATCAATTCGATTGTATCTCAAGGAATTGTAACATGGAACTCGTGTGTCTACTTTCAACTTATATAAGTCAAAATATCTACTTATACACACCTAAAATTGAAGGACCTAGGTGCCTTTCCCTAGTGGAAGCCCTCCAACCCAAAGGAAAATGCCCagatcatttgaaaaaaaaaaaagatgtgtcAGTCACGCATCCTAATTGGTGAGCTTATGCCGGCCATAGTTCCTTCCCTGCTCTTAGTTTGCTTTAAAGGCACTATTTTCATGAGTAAAAAGAACATGTGGTTAACTGAATGGATCACAGGTTGCTGCTCCACAGTCTGAGTTCCTTGGTTCGCCCTTCCAGGCTTGGCTCCAGTCTCTACGGGCTCAGCAGCAGCTTCTTGGGATGGGCCACCAGCTTGAGGTTGTTCCTGATACTGAATCGAATTAAAAGACATATATGTATGATGtcattaaaataaggaaaaatttaagaaatagcaactatagagccttaattgtaagttttataacaactttttaaaaattacaaaaaacagcagtatgtattttgtatttgagtaaactgttgctagttaaatacatatacaattaaagatTGTGTTCCTAATATATCTCCAATCGGTTTAATTTTAATATGGTAAAAGATGGTTCCTTAAATCAAGGAACACTTAATTTGATAGATTTATTAACCTTTTAAAACTCTATTGTTACCACAAACATTAAATTAcatcttcaaattcaaattcaaaaacgaTTACCATATTCAGCTTTGCaattcaaatccaaaaatattcattcaaattgaaaaacgtttttcttcatttttttttgttatgctGATCGAATAACGTCttgaagaaaatatcaaaaatacgaAGGTGCAAATACAGGTATTtatcaacaaattaattttttatttgtcgTTTAAGTAAAATATAATGCTAAATTTACTGAAGAaatacctatttttttttaagCAGTCGTTGgtttgaaaaaattttaaatcgtaTATTAATTTTAGTCGTAGTTGGTGTTATAGTACTTATATCatagttattaatatttttattgttttgaaatTTCTAGAGATTGACAATGGGAAGTATAGCTGTTCTTATTAAACACTCTGGTAGATGGACATatgaacaacaatatgaagattaCACCAGTGATGCAATATTGTTGAGCATAAACTCTACGTATGACCAACTTTACACAGTACTGGCTACTCACATTGATGTTGATTTGACGTACAAGTGTATTCAAATCGAATATCAACTAACAGATAGTGCAGGGCAAATACGTATACGTAGTGACATGGGTTTGAAGGTCTATATTATGCAGAAAAAGGAATTGAAGGATATTAGTATTTTGCCTTTGTATGTAAGTATTTTTGAGAAGGAAAATTTTGGCACATTGATATGTTCATCGTTGAGTATTGGCGAACCTATGAAGATGTCTGTCACTGATAGTAGCTTGGTAAATACAAGTACTGAAAGAGCGTTAACTATTTCTGCTTCAAATGAATGTTTGGATGCATTTGAAATGGATACAACTAGAGTTATTATCTTAGACCCAcatcacaaacatattgaggttgaTCAAGTTTATATCTCGAAAAGTGTATTAAAATCGGTAATGAAAGATTATACAATTTGAGAGAAGTTTCAATCACTATCTGCAAGATCTAGTAAAACATGGTAAGTTTATTGTgaatcttaatatttttttaaatatgtggTAATTGTATTTGAGCATATGTCTTTGTTTTTGTTTGCAGTTATACATTGTTGTGCAGATTcaaaaaatgtgaatttttattcTGTGCATCTGCTATCGGCGAATCTACATTGTTTTATGTAAGAGAATTTTTACCTGAACATACCTGTCCAATCAAAGATAAGATTTATCCTAAATTGCATGGTACTACTAAGTTGATTGGTGGTATAGTCAAACCAAAGTTTAaatgccacaagaggaaatacAGTCCATCCGATATCAAAAGTGACATGAAGGAAGACATGGGTATGGATTTAACATATATTATGTGTTGGCGAGCTAAGGAACAAGCACTTGAAGATTTAAGAGGAAAACCATCAGCATCGTACGAAAAACTACCTGCATACATACATGTGTTGAACACAAGTTATCCAGgttcacatataagaatgaaaaaaaatgaagacaatgagtttttatatatatttatagcac
The Capsicum annuum cultivar UCD-10X-F1 chromosome 6, UCD10Xv1.1, whole genome shotgun sequence DNA segment above includes these coding regions:
- the LOC107872818 gene encoding vesicle-associated membrane protein 711, which gives rise to MTILYALVARGSVVLAEHSGTTTNASTIARQILEKIPGNNDSNVSYSQDRYIFHVKRTDGLTVLCMADDSAGRRIPFAFLEEIHQRFVRTYGRAVLSAQAYGMNDEFSRVLSQQMEYYSSDPNADRINRLKGEMSQVRNVMIENIDKVLERGDRLELLVDKTATMQGNTFRFRKQARRFRSTVWWRNVKLTVALIFLLLVIVYVIFAFVCHGLTLPTCLK